A region of Nostoc sp. 'Peltigera membranacea cyanobiont' N6 DNA encodes the following proteins:
- a CDS encoding response regulator transcription factor yields the protein MNTVLVVEDGLTDMEIISRYLQQAGYSVISATSSEEAQDKIDKNKPDLIFLDVILPGKSGFEICRELKNNPITSKIPVVFCSTKNSDVDKIWGNMLGAEGYLSKPIDRDELVVIVKQLINK from the coding sequence ATGAATACTGTTTTAGTTGTTGAAGATGGCTTAACAGATATGGAGATAATCAGCCGTTACTTACAACAGGCAGGTTATTCTGTGATTAGCGCCACAAGCAGTGAAGAGGCTCAAGACAAAATAGATAAAAATAAGCCAGACCTAATATTTCTCGACGTAATCTTGCCAGGGAAAAGTGGCTTTGAGATTTGTCGAGAGCTAAAAAATAACCCCATCACTAGCAAAATACCTGTGGTTTTCTGTTCTACAAAAAATAGCGATGTAGATAAAATTTGGGGTAATATGTTGGGTGCTGAAGGTTATCTATCAAAACCAATTGACAGAGACGAATTAGTAGTAATTGTAAAGCAACTAATTAATAAGTAG
- a CDS encoding chemotaxis protein CheW, with the protein METKEKFLSFNLGIRDTAVISLQHITEVLQVSLPEICGVPQMPSCVLGIYNWRGEMLWLVDLEAMLGYPPISQGSNLLSKMMAIVLENNGKYLGLLVRQLIDIEGLDTQQMKPPSAELFYPKISPFLQGYFINDSEDMIFNLDAITIIQAPMWKNHN; encoded by the coding sequence TTGGAAACCAAGGAAAAGTTTTTAAGTTTTAATTTGGGAATCAGGGATACAGCCGTAATTTCGTTACAACACATCACAGAAGTTTTGCAAGTATCATTGCCAGAAATATGTGGCGTTCCTCAGATGCCTAGCTGCGTGTTGGGTATCTATAACTGGCGCGGTGAGATGCTTTGGTTAGTAGACTTAGAAGCAATGTTAGGTTATCCTCCAATTTCGCAAGGATCAAATTTACTTTCCAAAATGATGGCAATTGTTTTGGAGAACAATGGTAAGTATTTGGGGCTTTTGGTGAGACAGCTTATAGATATTGAAGGGCTGGACACTCAGCAAATGAAACCTCCAAGTGCCGAATTATTTTATCCTAAAATATCACCTTTCTTGCAAGGATACTTTATTAATGATTCCGAGGATATGATTTTCAATTTGGATGCGATTACGATTATCCAAGCTCCTATGTGGAAAAATCATAATTGA
- a CDS encoding GAF domain-containing protein — MTFLYNNSHENEHLMPEVENMNGNANIANIASNEISLLNAIAQEFKTWRRQLQDIATHMRQAPDIDTLLKITVAQIREKIGCDRALIYQFTSLDSGNVLAESRTLGWTPTLGENIPGIIFGLYTNQDYIEAVVIDDINQIQLTPYQKQLLDKFQIKASLSLPIVVEGKVWGLLAVNNCYSTRQWQEVEISLLSQITTELIYKLQSFEFKREEQQRILAKKSVAKVIDKILRASSIDKIFQTTTQEVRQLLKCDRVGVYRFNADWSGEFVAESVGNGWIKMVSPDFYMVWEDTHLQDTKGGRYAKGESYVAKDIYKMGHAQCHIDILEQYEMKAYIIAPIFSGEKLWGLLGAYQNSGPRDWQPWEESFVTQIGLQFGVAISQGEYLDQMHEKSEQLAQIVEQEKAFTKIVGRIRQSLDVDSIFKTTTQEVRQSLRCDRVAVYRFNPDWGGVFVAESVGTGWTKLVGPDIKTVLDDTYLQDTKGGRYVRGENFIVNDIYKVGLAPCHIEILEQFEAKAYIIVPIFFGDKLWGLLAAYQNSSPREWQTWEVNFLVQTSLQFSLAKSQIDYLELVQLKSEKLSQIAEQEKAVTKISNRIRQSLDVEEIFKTTTQEVRQLLRCDRVAVYRFNPDWTGEFVAESVGHTWVKLVGPDIKTVWEDTHLQETQGGRYAQAESFVVNDIYQVGHSPCHIEILEQFEVKAYVIVPVFAGEQLWGLLAAYQNSETRDWEESEVTLLARIGNQLGLALQHTEYLQQVQAQSAKLSEAAAREKAAKELLQQRSIQLLTALRPALNGDLTVRAPITEDELGTIADAYNNTLQALRQIVLQVQGAAQQVAQTSTNSESSLAGLTNLAQQQSEEITAALGEIQQMVDSTQAVVANAELVQLAVKQANQTVESGDTAMNLTVQAIQGIRETVAQTSKKIKRLSESSQKISKVVNLIGNFATQTNVLALNAAIEATRAGEYGKGFAVVADEVRSLSRQSAAATIEIEKLVQDIQAETGEVAVAMETGIQQVVEGTNLVSETRQNLNAIVSATAEISQLIERITAATQKQMTQSVTVTKSMQDVAEIANKTFAESQEIATVFQDLSGMAQDLLTTASKFKVK, encoded by the coding sequence ATGACATTTCTGTATAACAATAGCCATGAGAATGAGCATCTAATGCCTGAAGTAGAAAATATGAATGGAAACGCTAATATAGCAAATATTGCTAGCAATGAAATATCTTTGTTAAATGCCATCGCTCAAGAATTTAAAACTTGGAGACGACAGTTGCAAGACATCGCAACTCACATGCGCCAAGCCCCAGACATTGATACACTCCTCAAAATTACTGTAGCGCAGATTAGAGAAAAGATTGGTTGCGATCGCGCCTTAATTTATCAGTTTACTTCCCTTGATTCAGGTAATGTTTTAGCAGAATCTAGAACACTAGGCTGGACACCAACTCTCGGCGAAAATATTCCCGGAATTATTTTTGGCTTATATACCAATCAAGACTATATAGAAGCTGTAGTTATTGATGATATCAATCAGATTCAACTTACCCCTTATCAAAAGCAACTGCTAGATAAATTTCAAATTAAAGCTAGTTTGAGTTTACCGATAGTAGTAGAAGGTAAAGTCTGGGGATTACTGGCAGTAAATAATTGTTACTCAACACGGCAGTGGCAAGAAGTAGAAATTAGTCTCCTATCCCAAATTACAACAGAACTGATCTACAAATTGCAAAGTTTTGAATTCAAAAGAGAAGAACAACAGCGAATACTCGCAAAAAAATCGGTAGCTAAAGTCATCGACAAAATTCTCCGAGCATCAAGTATCGATAAGATTTTTCAAACAACTACTCAAGAAGTACGTCAATTACTAAAATGCGATCGCGTCGGCGTTTATCGCTTCAACGCTGACTGGAGTGGCGAGTTTGTCGCTGAGTCAGTGGGTAATGGCTGGATAAAAATGGTCAGCCCTGATTTTTATATGGTGTGGGAAGATACCCACTTACAAGACACCAAAGGAGGACGTTACGCCAAGGGTGAAAGCTATGTGGCCAAAGACATCTATAAAATGGGTCATGCTCAATGCCACATTGACATTTTAGAGCAGTATGAAATGAAAGCTTACATCATTGCCCCCATATTTTCTGGAGAGAAATTATGGGGTTTGCTGGGAGCTTATCAAAATTCTGGGCCTCGTGATTGGCAACCTTGGGAAGAAAGCTTTGTGACTCAAATTGGGCTGCAATTTGGTGTGGCTATCTCACAAGGCGAATATCTCGACCAAATGCATGAGAAATCTGAACAACTAGCTCAAATAGTTGAACAAGAAAAAGCTTTCACTAAGATAGTAGGCCGCATCCGGCAATCTTTAGATGTAGATAGCATCTTCAAAACAACCACTCAAGAAGTGCGTCAATCACTACGATGCGATCGCGTTGCCGTCTATCGCTTTAACCCTGACTGGGGTGGCGTATTTGTGGCTGAGTCTGTGGGTACTGGTTGGACAAAGCTAGTAGGCCCTGATATTAAAACCGTTTTAGACGATACTTACTTGCAAGATACTAAGGGAGGTAGGTATGTCAGAGGTGAAAACTTTATCGTTAATGATATCTATAAAGTAGGGCTTGCTCCCTGTCATATTGAGATTTTAGAGCAGTTTGAAGCCAAAGCTTACATAATTGTTCCTATATTCTTCGGGGATAAACTGTGGGGATTGCTGGCAGCTTATCAAAATTCTAGCCCTCGTGAATGGCAAACCTGGGAAGTGAACTTTTTGGTTCAGACTAGCTTGCAATTTAGCCTAGCTAAATCGCAGATAGATTATTTGGAATTAGTGCAGTTGAAATCTGAGAAACTATCTCAGATAGCGGAACAAGAGAAAGCTGTCACCAAAATTAGTAACCGCATCCGCCAATCTTTAGATGTAGAAGAAATCTTTAAAACAACCACTCAAGAAGTACGGCAATTACTGCGGTGCGATCGCGTCGCCGTCTACCGCTTCAATCCTGATTGGACAGGCGAATTTGTCGCAGAATCAGTAGGTCATACTTGGGTAAAACTAGTAGGCCCCGATATCAAAACTGTCTGGGAAGATACCCACTTGCAAGAAACTCAAGGAGGTCGATATGCCCAGGCTGAAAGCTTTGTTGTAAATGACATCTATCAGGTAGGTCATTCTCCTTGCCACATTGAAATTTTAGAGCAATTTGAAGTCAAAGCTTATGTAATTGTTCCTGTATTTGCTGGGGAGCAATTGTGGGGATTGCTGGCAGCTTATCAAAACTCTGAAACTCGTGATTGGGAAGAATCAGAAGTCACCTTGTTAGCACGCATTGGCAATCAATTAGGATTGGCATTACAACATACCGAATATTTGCAACAAGTACAGGCGCAGTCAGCAAAATTATCAGAAGCAGCAGCACGAGAAAAGGCAGCCAAGGAGTTACTACAACAACGATCTATTCAACTCCTAACAGCCCTTAGACCTGCACTTAACGGTGACTTAACAGTACGCGCACCCATTACAGAAGACGAACTAGGTACGATCGCCGATGCTTATAATAATACTCTGCAAGCACTGCGGCAAATAGTTCTTCAAGTACAAGGGGCTGCTCAACAAGTTGCCCAAACTTCTACCAATAGCGAGTCTTCACTAGCAGGACTGACTAATCTGGCGCAACAACAATCTGAGGAAATTACCGCAGCATTAGGTGAAATTCAACAGATGGTGGACTCTACTCAAGCTGTGGTAGCGAATGCTGAGTTAGTGCAACTAGCAGTAAAACAGGCTAACCAAACTGTAGAGTCTGGTGATACCGCGATGAATCTGACTGTACAAGCAATCCAAGGAATTCGCGAAACCGTTGCTCAAACCAGTAAAAAGATTAAACGCCTCAGTGAATCTTCGCAAAAAATCTCCAAAGTGGTGAATTTGATTGGTAATTTTGCCACACAGACAAACGTGCTGGCTTTGAATGCAGCCATTGAAGCCACCCGTGCCGGTGAATATGGCAAAGGCTTTGCAGTTGTAGCTGATGAAGTCCGTTCTTTATCTCGCCAGTCAGCAGCAGCAACCATCGAAATAGAAAAATTAGTCCAGGATATTCAAGCAGAAACCGGAGAAGTTGCAGTAGCGATGGAAACTGGTATTCAGCAGGTAGTAGAAGGCACAAATCTAGTTAGTGAGACTCGCCAAAACTTAAATGCGATCGTTTCTGCAACTGCCGAAATTAGTCAACTAATTGAGCGAATTACCGCAGCGACTCAAAAGCAAATGACGCAATCTGTAACAGTAACAAAATCAATGCAAGATGTAGCAGAAATTGCTAATAAGACTTTTGCTGAGTCTCAAGAAATTGCCACTGTATTTCAAGATTTATCAGGGATGGCGCAAGATTTATTAACAACTGCTAGCAAGTTTAAAGTCAAATGA
- a CDS encoding hybrid sensor histidine kinase/response regulator produces the protein MITDAAIREQGYIYFLAEAPELIQIIEQELFSLSEDYSIAKVHNLMRATHTLKGGAANVGLEVIKMIAHFLEDVFKALYNPKVEVDAELQTLLLQAYECLSIALNTELIGSTVNDEELLHRTTSVFAQLQEKLGDAFGDEAHIPTSEELGFDIVQSVFEVGVEQRLNSIAEAVNNPPNNDDFIELLHSQAEVFLGLAESLNLPGLGEISQTILLALQANPTQVQQIAEIALADLQQSQKLVLEGDRTSGGETSPALRKLTMVADNELSGEWQNNLSTDTFDEEQFYQFLTTSDNNKNESVKPITAKFYLKVIRYIFGWFNHERQIPEKDLHLDLLIPSLERDYLLDYIENWLKNFLDYIQDEEDSKSLYIYRNGIVLIILFAVTKFKYSIKKLDGYLAVIKILQNRIHLLAKEYKNYPPVTSKEINWLDSPRLQSLLAIKEIPQSVSSQTTDNLLEAIWGEEASQNLTEQVVTTPTEHSPEKLDLLTVKEQVAIDVPETAIEVMPDLATQINKEIEDKSQYVQTKNFRQPSFIRVDTERLQHLNYLAGELLIYQKRRSLQDEQVQEIIEQLIRQITRHQITLNELRDLPLQIPNIASQQTQNFAVKFDSLEMDVYTEFHMTLHEAIEETLQLQETTESLELLVTQAAQISNKQENLTLNIIESLVEARMLPLGNILNRFPHMVNKFGNVYDKLVELKLTGTEVLVDKAIAEKLYDPLLHLVRNAFDHGIEAPQLRRELGKPEQGLIEIRAYHQGSQTVIEVRDDGQGLNLERIRRKAAEFYPIQTEEKSNSYASNLAEPELLDMIFSPGFSTANKVTEISGRGMGLDIVRTQMNALNGSISVQSLPNQGTIFMLKIPFSMTTEKLMLVQAKGVIYALLLDSIEKILIPSEQQIKEIEGQKVLHWNTDNDETMVSLRQLSKLINYNDSSLNSPASYNTSNTDDPSIAKNPVLLLRRNQGMFALEVDQIIGEQELVIRPLGNAIVQPKYIYGCSSLPNGNLILVIDASLLLESNRLQQTTLDIMARPIASPSNKKALAISGDTFASTPLLPASISTTTIETEPSYSHESENKLPKVVLVVDDAISLRQTISLTLQKSGYQVIQAQNGVEALEKLQLHPEIQVVVSDLEMPRMNGFELLGNFRQYPKLAKIPVVILTSRSAEKHRQLAQELGAKAYLTKPYLENEFLSTIKGLMNSNADDLNHLLMVTNH, from the coding sequence ATGATTACCGACGCTGCAATTCGCGAACAAGGATACATCTATTTTCTAGCTGAAGCCCCGGAATTAATACAAATTATTGAGCAAGAACTATTTAGTTTATCAGAAGACTATAGTATTGCTAAAGTTCATAACTTAATGCGGGCTACTCATACGCTTAAAGGTGGTGCTGCTAATGTTGGGCTAGAGGTAATTAAGATGATAGCCCATTTTTTAGAAGATGTATTCAAAGCTCTATATAATCCTAAAGTGGAAGTTGATGCTGAATTACAAACACTTCTACTACAAGCTTACGAGTGTCTTAGCATAGCATTAAATACTGAGCTAATAGGCAGTACTGTTAATGATGAAGAACTACTTCATCGAACAACTTCAGTGTTTGCACAATTACAAGAAAAGCTAGGTGATGCATTTGGTGATGAGGCTCATATTCCAACTTCTGAGGAATTGGGGTTTGATATTGTGCAATCGGTTTTTGAAGTTGGAGTAGAACAACGTCTAAATAGTATTGCTGAAGCTGTTAACAATCCCCCAAATAATGACGATTTTATCGAATTATTACACTCTCAAGCTGAAGTTTTTCTTGGTTTAGCAGAATCTCTAAACTTACCTGGATTAGGAGAAATTTCTCAAACAATTCTATTGGCTCTGCAAGCAAATCCCACTCAGGTACAGCAAATTGCAGAAATTGCCCTTGCAGATTTACAGCAATCACAAAAATTGGTATTAGAAGGCGATCGCACATCTGGCGGAGAAACTTCTCCAGCTTTACGAAAACTGACGATGGTCGCAGATAATGAGTTATCTGGAGAATGGCAAAATAATTTATCTACTGATACATTCGATGAAGAACAATTTTACCAGTTTCTTACTACATCTGATAATAATAAAAACGAATCTGTAAAGCCAATAACTGCTAAATTTTATTTAAAAGTAATTCGCTACATTTTTGGCTGGTTTAATCACGAGAGGCAAATACCAGAGAAAGACCTTCATTTGGACTTACTAATTCCTAGCTTAGAAAGAGATTATTTACTTGATTACATTGAAAATTGGCTGAAAAACTTTCTTGATTATATCCAAGATGAGGAGGATAGCAAAAGTCTTTATATTTATCGAAATGGGATCGTTTTGATTATCTTATTTGCAGTAACAAAATTCAAGTACTCTATCAAAAAGCTTGATGGTTATCTTGCAGTAATAAAAATATTACAGAACCGAATTCATCTATTAGCAAAAGAATATAAAAATTATCCTCCTGTTACTAGTAAAGAGATAAATTGGCTTGATAGTCCCAGGTTACAATCACTGTTAGCTATTAAAGAAATACCCCAATCTGTCTCTTCTCAAACAACTGATAACCTCCTAGAGGCAATATGGGGAGAAGAAGCTAGCCAAAATTTGACAGAGCAAGTGGTTACTACTCCAACTGAACATTCTCCAGAAAAGCTTGATTTATTAACTGTCAAGGAGCAGGTAGCTATAGATGTTCCTGAAACAGCTATTGAAGTCATGCCTGATTTAGCTACACAAATAAACAAAGAAATAGAAGATAAATCACAGTATGTTCAAACTAAAAATTTTCGTCAGCCTTCATTTATTCGAGTAGATACAGAGAGGCTGCAACATCTAAATTATCTAGCCGGAGAATTGCTAATTTATCAAAAACGGCGTAGTTTGCAAGATGAACAAGTCCAAGAAATCATTGAGCAATTAATCCGGCAAATCACTAGACATCAAATAACTTTAAATGAATTACGCGATTTACCGTTACAAATACCAAATATTGCCTCACAACAAACGCAAAATTTTGCGGTAAAATTTGACTCTTTAGAAATGGATGTATATACAGAATTTCACATGACATTGCATGAAGCAATAGAAGAGACACTGCAACTACAAGAAACTACAGAATCTCTTGAATTGCTCGTGACGCAAGCTGCTCAAATTAGTAACAAACAAGAGAATTTAACTCTTAATATTATAGAGAGCTTAGTAGAAGCACGAATGTTGCCTTTGGGCAATATCTTAAATCGTTTCCCCCACATGGTAAATAAGTTTGGGAATGTTTATGACAAACTTGTAGAATTGAAGCTAACTGGTACTGAAGTACTAGTAGATAAAGCGATCGCAGAAAAGCTGTACGATCCCTTGTTACATTTAGTACGTAATGCTTTTGACCACGGGATTGAAGCTCCGCAACTTCGCCGGGAGCTTGGTAAACCAGAACAAGGGTTAATCGAAATCCGCGCTTATCATCAGGGTAGCCAAACTGTTATCGAAGTTCGGGATGATGGTCAGGGATTGAATTTAGAAAGAATTCGCAGAAAAGCTGCTGAATTCTATCCCATACAAACTGAAGAAAAAAGCAACAGTTATGCTTCTAATCTGGCCGAACCTGAACTTTTAGATATGATATTTTCGCCTGGATTTTCTACTGCTAATAAAGTGACTGAAATCTCTGGGCGCGGTATGGGGTTGGATATTGTTCGGACTCAGATGAATGCACTTAATGGCTCAATTTCAGTACAATCCTTACCCAACCAAGGAACAATATTCATGCTCAAAATTCCTTTTTCTATGACTACAGAAAAATTAATGCTAGTTCAAGCCAAAGGTGTTATTTATGCCCTTCTTTTGGACAGTATCGAAAAAATATTGATTCCCTCCGAGCAGCAGATTAAAGAAATTGAAGGGCAAAAAGTCTTGCATTGGAACACAGACAATGATGAGACTATGGTTAGTCTCCGTCAACTTTCAAAATTGATTAATTATAATGACTCATCCTTGAATAGTCCTGCTTCATACAACACATCAAATACTGACGACCCAAGCATAGCGAAAAATCCGGTGCTTTTGCTCCGACGAAATCAAGGAATGTTTGCTTTGGAAGTTGACCAAATCATTGGTGAACAAGAACTGGTAATCAGACCTTTAGGAAATGCGATCGTACAGCCAAAATATATTTATGGCTGTAGTAGTTTACCTAATGGTAATCTCATCTTAGTGATTGATGCTTCCCTGTTGCTAGAGTCTAACAGGCTCCAACAAACAACACTTGATATCATGGCGCGACCAATTGCTTCTCCCTCAAATAAAAAAGCCTTGGCGATATCGGGGGACACTTTTGCATCTACACCATTACTTCCTGCATCTATTTCCACAACAACTATAGAAACTGAACCCAGTTATTCTCATGAATCAGAGAATAAATTACCAAAAGTTGTTTTAGTAGTAGATGATGCGATTAGTCTGCGCCAAACTATCTCTCTTACTCTACAAAAATCTGGCTATCAAGTAATACAAGCTCAAAATGGTGTAGAAGCTCTAGAAAAGTTGCAGTTACATCCAGAAATTCAAGTCGTCGTCTCCGATTTAGAGATGCCACGAATGAATGGTTTTGAGTTGTTAGGCAATTTCCGTCAATACCCCAAATTAGCAAAAATCCCTGTAGTAATTCTCACTTCTCGTAGCGCTGAAAAACATCGCCAGCTTGCTCAAGAATTGGGTGCAAAGGCTTATTTAACCAAGCCTTACTTAGAAAATGAGTTTCTTTCTACAATTAAGGGTCTAATGAACAGTAATGCAGATGATTTAAACCATTTACTCATGGTGACAAATCATTAA
- a CDS encoding Uma2 family endonuclease, whose translation MLSPDLKNALPTTDELPCSDDTPVDNEDQNFLPNILLFLLNSIWVNRLDWYFGVDMGVYHTTGVNPRVPVVPDAFLSVGVERKKGGKSRKSYAVWEENGIVPIFTLEMVSHTPGGEYEEKLDIYRKLGVLYYVIYNPEFWRRDQHQPFEVYKLIDGNYQLQIGEPYLMAEVGLGIGRHQAVIAGIQQEFLCWYDEQGKRYLTDGEQAQQERQRAEQLAQYLRSIGVDPNNLPGN comes from the coding sequence ATGCTCTCACCCGATCTCAAAAATGCGTTACCAACGACTGATGAACTCCCATGTTCAGACGATACACCAGTGGATAACGAAGATCAAAACTTTTTGCCCAACATTTTACTATTCTTACTCAACTCCATTTGGGTAAATCGCCTAGATTGGTACTTCGGAGTAGATATGGGAGTATATCACACCACGGGAGTAAATCCCAGAGTACCTGTAGTGCCAGATGCTTTTTTAAGTGTGGGAGTAGAGCGCAAAAAGGGAGGCAAATCACGCAAAAGTTATGCGGTTTGGGAAGAAAATGGGATAGTTCCAATATTCACATTAGAAATGGTATCCCACACCCCCGGAGGTGAATATGAAGAGAAGCTAGATATATACAGAAAACTGGGTGTATTGTACTACGTAATTTATAACCCTGAATTTTGGCGACGCGACCAACATCAACCCTTTGAGGTGTATAAGTTGATAGATGGAAATTACCAACTACAAATAGGTGAACCTTATTTGATGGCAGAGGTTGGGTTAGGTATTGGGCGACACCAAGCTGTAATTGCCGGGATACAACAGGAATTTTTATGTTGGTATGATGAGCAAGGAAAGCGTTATTTGACAGATGGAGAACAGGCACAACAGGAGCGACAAAGGGCTGAACAGTTAGCGCAGTATTTACGTTCTATAGGTGTAGATCCAAATAATCTACCTGGTAATTAA
- a CDS encoding ABC transporter permease codes for MNVEKNDISQVEELHSLPGKWLQPLILLAPSGIWLLLLLVLPTLIIFELSLVADIRPGDLVNPNGFQNYIRIFDPLYIQVIVRSLFFAFGTTIICLILGFPVAYWIAQIAPQRWRNLLLLGFVLPLWTSSLLRSYAWITILRPTGLLNSLLSTFGLPTLQLLNQSQAVFIGMSYSLLPYMVLILYASLEKLDKRLLEAAADLGANPVETFCQVTVPQILPGIAAASMLVFITGLGDFVDPELLGGASSMTAARLIYNQFLGATQNWGFGSALSMTLILLVSIAIALLIKFGEPEAKH; via the coding sequence ATGAATGTTGAAAAAAATGATATTTCCCAAGTAGAAGAATTGCATTCCCTGCCAGGGAAGTGGCTGCAACCTTTGATATTACTTGCACCATCAGGGATTTGGTTATTGCTTTTGTTGGTGTTGCCAACTTTGATAATTTTCGAGTTAAGTTTAGTTGCAGATATCCGGCCGGGAGATTTGGTTAACCCTAACGGATTTCAAAACTACATCCGAATATTCGATCCGCTTTATATACAAGTGATTGTGCGATCGCTATTCTTTGCGTTTGGTACCACCATAATTTGTTTAATTTTGGGCTTCCCCGTCGCCTATTGGATTGCTCAAATAGCGCCGCAACGTTGGCGAAATTTGCTGCTATTAGGCTTTGTTTTGCCTTTGTGGACTTCCTCGTTACTCCGCTCTTATGCTTGGATTACAATTCTTCGCCCTACTGGTTTATTGAACAGTTTACTCAGCACTTTCGGTTTACCTACCTTGCAATTACTTAATCAGAGTCAAGCTGTATTTATTGGTATGAGCTATAGCTTGTTACCCTATATGGTTTTGATTTTATATGCTTCTCTCGAAAAACTAGATAAGCGGTTGCTAGAAGCGGCGGCTGATTTAGGTGCAAATCCAGTGGAAACTTTTTGCCAAGTAACCGTACCGCAAATTTTGCCTGGAATTGCGGCAGCTTCTATGCTTGTATTCATCACAGGCTTGGGGGATTTTGTCGATCCAGAATTACTTGGTGGTGCTTCTAGTATGACGGCGGCGCGGTTAATTTATAACCAGTTTCTGGGAGCAACCCAAAATTGGGGATTTGGTTCAGCTTTAAGTATGACGTTAATTTTGCTTGTTAGTATTGCGATCGCACTTTTAATTAAGTTTGGCGAACCTGAAGCCAAACACTAA
- a CDS encoding ABC transporter substrate-binding protein, with translation MTNRRQFLKGVAALSSLSLAGCGWRLAEVRANSNTSSQRNQLYIFTWTQYTDQKLLRTFNTQTGMKVLADVYDSNDVMLAKLQAGGGGTYSIIYPSDYMVQKMVNKGLLTEINHDRLIGLENLFPRFQNPSYDPNNRYSIPFNWGTTGFLYNSEKIKDVPQDWDYLWQNQEELNQRMTLLNDVREVMGATLRMLGYSYNSKNEQEIKQAYEKLKVLKPAIARFDTDAWQNQILAGDLLLAMCYSADAVKISQENPKLKYVIPRSGSSLWTDTIVIPKASPNLDGAYAWINMILQPKIAAQISKRLSVSTPNKAGFEQLPKIIQNNGNLFPSESLLANCERVTPVGDFEEVYDRYWTQLTSS, from the coding sequence ATGACTAACAGACGGCAATTTTTAAAAGGGGTGGCAGCACTTTCTAGCTTATCTTTAGCTGGTTGTGGCTGGAGGCTGGCTGAAGTCCGTGCTAATTCTAATACTTCTAGTCAGCGCAACCAACTTTATATTTTTACCTGGACACAATATACTGACCAAAAATTACTGAGAACTTTCAATACCCAAACCGGTATGAAAGTGCTAGCGGATGTATATGATTCCAATGATGTCATGCTGGCTAAGTTGCAAGCTGGAGGTGGTGGTACTTACAGTATCATCTACCCATCCGATTACATGGTGCAGAAGATGGTAAACAAAGGTTTGTTAACAGAAATAAATCACGATCGCTTAATCGGTTTAGAGAATTTATTCCCCCGGTTCCAGAATCCTAGTTATGACCCCAATAACCGTTACAGTATCCCTTTTAACTGGGGGACAACAGGTTTCCTGTACAATTCCGAAAAAATCAAAGATGTACCACAAGACTGGGATTATCTTTGGCAGAATCAAGAGGAACTTAATCAGAGAATGACCTTGCTTAATGATGTTCGAGAGGTGATGGGTGCAACGTTACGGATGTTAGGTTATTCTTACAACTCCAAAAATGAACAAGAAATTAAACAAGCTTATGAAAAGTTGAAGGTGTTAAAACCTGCGATCGCCCGTTTTGACACCGATGCTTGGCAAAATCAAATTCTGGCAGGAGATTTACTATTGGCAATGTGTTATTCAGCAGATGCAGTGAAAATCTCTCAAGAAAACCCTAAACTCAAATATGTGATTCCTCGCAGTGGTTCTTCATTATGGACAGATACTATTGTAATTCCCAAAGCTTCTCCGAATTTAGATGGAGCCTATGCTTGGATTAACATGATTTTGCAACCAAAAATAGCCGCTCAAATCAGTAAACGTCTGAGTGTTTCTACACCTAATAAGGCGGGATTTGAGCAATTGCCAAAAATCATCCAAAATAATGGTAATTTATTTCCCTCAGAGTCGCTTTTAGCAAATTGCGAACGTGTTACTCCTGTAGGAGACTTTGAAGAGGTTTACGATCGCTATTGGACTCAACTAACTAGCAGCTAA